From Podospora bellae-mahoneyi strain CBS 112042 chromosome 3, whole genome shotgun sequence, the proteins below share one genomic window:
- a CDS encoding hypothetical protein (EggNog:ENOG503P3R2) — protein MIWQRALVASLLAMGAQAGIGDMVAEGMMRGSPSVERRLQEIAKANILSRGYMEIRQAPGLSTGIGSNTPVNPDGTVDMERWNEEVNQACRDSLETLNVASNPSGACICYNLPVLNNVTGTFEADLRLFQISPPTGDFQGIPQEQINVALSYNGASVAEKEGGAARQGPEPAEEGRLRLLRSFLFVGRINNDAMGGEEIPMAQLQALVMPIVTLSAVNADGQTVATNVSVNEAAFVSGVFSQEVVMSTFRLAELAVEEEVARLKNGTTAFVLPGVQLLIFPIGLIITSIWLVIGVAAYGMGTYARYNFRESHRRMVAKTQKGTMARF, from the exons ATGATTTGGCAAAGGGCATTGGTGGCTTCGCTCCTGGCGATGGGGGCCCAGGCTGGAATTGGCGACATGGTGGCCGAGGgcatgatgagggggagTCCATCCGTCGAGAGGAGGTTACAAGAAATCGCAAAGGCAAACATCCTGTCAAGAGGATACATGGAGATTAGGCAAGCACCGGGACTGTCAACGGGCATTGGCAGCAACACACCCGTGAATCCTGACGGGACCGTCGACATGGAGAGGTGGAATGAGGAAGTCAACCAAGCTTGCAGAGACTCGCTCGAAACTCTCAACGTGGCCTCGAATCCATCAGGCGCCTGCATCTGTTacaacctccccgtcctcaACAACGTCACAGGCACCTTCGAAGCCGACCTGAGGCTTTTCCAAATTAGCCCACCAACTGGCGACTTTCAGGGCATTCCGCAGGAGCAGATCAACGTTGCACTGAGTTACAACGGTGCGTCGgtcgccgagaaggagggaggcgcTGCTCGACAAGGCCCAGAACCAGCCGAGGAAGGGAGGCTGCGGCTACTCCGGTCGTTCCTGTTTGTTGGTCGGATCAACAATGATGcgatgggaggggaggagattcCCAT GGCCCAACTGCAAGCTCTAGTCATGCCCATCGTCACGTTGTCCGCCGTCAACGCAGACGGCCAGACGGTGGCCACCAACGTGTCAGTGAACGAGGCCGCCTTCGTTTCTGGTGTCTTTTCGCAGGAGGTCGTCATGAGTACCTTTCGCCTAGCCGAACTTgctgtggaggaagaagttgcTCGTCTCAAGAACGGCACCACCGCTTTTGTTCTTCCCGGTGTGCAGCTGCTGATTTTCCCCATCGGTCTTATTATCACGAGCATTTGGCTGGTCATTGGTGTGGCTGCCTATGGCATGGGCACTTATGCGCGGTACAACTTCCGGGAGTCTCACAGAAGGATGGTGGCGAAGACACAGAAGGGGACCATGGCTCGTTTTTAA